The Paenibacillus uliginis N3/975 genome has a window encoding:
- a CDS encoding stalk domain-containing protein, which produces MKMHTSSTPLKKKLAYASMAGVILLSGSFAMMTEVHALSAAKPQATAVQVQKSLVTFKTLKSSEPALEANIRIPVFQGLKDTKYQDQLNDIIESHASKDLAHMEKEAKEMAAKAKKENFTLHPYTLNINYELTADGKGTLPNLISLKVITEVTTGNSPAQRVDTYNFMDEKEAKRITLEDLFGTNYKQMIDSKIKSDIAANAEKYFAGKDGFQGIDSEQSFYVTGGKAVVVFQEYSIAPGVTGTPEFTFELTDTDTTNPVKTVIDPKSTFKAKNGTVMIPLADVLRSLQFDVKWNKKTKTADISKGAVWTSVTVGKDAYSFGKKAPQKLGASPVLKKGRVYVPLNFLTDILHAETVKGANGAIEVTLK; this is translated from the coding sequence ATGAAAATGCACACATCTTCCACACCACTCAAGAAAAAATTGGCTTATGCCAGCATGGCTGGTGTCATTCTGCTCAGTGGTTCCTTCGCTATGATGACAGAGGTTCATGCCCTTTCGGCCGCTAAACCTCAGGCCACAGCTGTTCAGGTTCAAAAATCACTCGTAACCTTCAAAACGTTAAAGTCGAGCGAACCTGCACTTGAAGCAAACATCCGTATCCCTGTATTTCAAGGATTGAAAGATACCAAATACCAAGACCAGCTGAATGATATTATTGAATCCCACGCTTCCAAGGACCTGGCCCACATGGAGAAAGAAGCCAAGGAGATGGCGGCTAAAGCAAAAAAAGAGAACTTTACTCTGCATCCTTACACGCTGAACATCAATTATGAACTTACAGCAGACGGTAAGGGTACACTGCCAAACCTGATCTCACTGAAAGTGATCACCGAAGTCACAACTGGCAACTCACCAGCTCAGCGTGTGGATACGTACAACTTCATGGATGAAAAAGAAGCAAAGCGCATAACTCTTGAAGATCTGTTCGGCACCAACTATAAACAGATGATCGATTCCAAGATTAAATCGGATATTGCAGCCAATGCCGAGAAATATTTTGCTGGTAAAGATGGATTTCAGGGTATTGATTCTGAGCAATCCTTTTACGTAACTGGCGGAAAAGCCGTTGTTGTATTCCAGGAGTACAGCATCGCTCCAGGGGTCACCGGAACGCCTGAATTCACATTTGAGCTTACAGATACAGATACTACAAACCCTGTAAAGACAGTAATTGATCCAAAGTCTACGTTTAAGGCGAAAAATGGCACAGTCATGATCCCGCTCGCGGATGTCCTGCGTAGTCTGCAATTCGACGTTAAATGGAACAAAAAAACGAAAACCGCTGATATCAGCAAGGGAGCGGTTTGGACGTCGGTAACGGTTGGCAAGGATGCATACTCCTTTGGCAAAAAAGCTCCACAAAAACTTGGCGCTTCCCCTGTCTTGAAAAAAGGCCGTGTATATGTACCGCTGAATTTCCTGACGGATATTCTTCATGCGGAAACCGTAAAAGGTGCGAACGGAGCCATTGAAGTTACCTTGAAATAA
- a CDS encoding proline dehydrogenase family protein, giving the protein MDGTELYRKMMLTVSGSKLVERMTLKYGKKMARKFIAGDTLTEALEETRRLNQLGIMVTLDHLGEGITSLDEAKGYKEQYLKLLEGIDEHKVNANVSLKPTQMGMALEREACYENVRAVAARAKELGNFVRLDMEDSPFTQATIDMTLRLHAEGLNNVGTVLQAYLFRTAEDVKTMMKAGVNLRLVKGAYKEPAAIASQRMSEIMDSYKKIIKRHLDREIYTAIASHDDRIINWVKEYSTRHGISKDIFEFQMLYGLRMNDQAELARQGYRIRCYTPYGTMWYPYYTRRLAEKPSNLMMVLKNMFK; this is encoded by the coding sequence ATGGACGGCACAGAGCTTTATCGGAAAATGATGCTGACCGTATCCGGCAGCAAGCTGGTGGAACGGATGACCCTTAAATATGGCAAGAAAATGGCTCGCAAATTCATTGCCGGCGATACACTCACGGAAGCGCTGGAGGAAACCAGGCGACTGAACCAGCTTGGTATTATGGTTACCCTTGATCATCTCGGCGAAGGAATCACATCCTTGGATGAGGCAAAGGGATATAAGGAGCAGTACTTAAAGCTGCTGGAGGGAATTGACGAGCATAAAGTAAATGCGAACGTGTCTTTGAAGCCGACGCAGATGGGGATGGCATTGGAACGAGAGGCTTGTTATGAAAATGTGAGAGCGGTTGCAGCCAGAGCGAAAGAGCTTGGTAATTTCGTGCGTTTGGATATGGAGGACTCGCCATTCACCCAAGCCACGATCGATATGACCTTAAGGCTTCATGCCGAAGGCCTGAACAACGTTGGCACGGTTCTTCAAGCTTATCTATTCCGGACAGCGGAGGATGTCAAAACAATGATGAAGGCAGGTGTCAATCTGCGGCTGGTTAAGGGCGCGTATAAAGAGCCGGCAGCCATTGCTTCTCAGCGCATGAGCGAAATTATGGATAGCTATAAAAAAATAATCAAGCGGCATCTTGATCGGGAAATATATACCGCCATTGCGAGTCATGACGACCGGATCATCAACTGGGTAAAAGAGTATTCGACCCGTCATGGTATTTCGAAAGATATCTTTGAGTTTCAGATGCTGTACGGGCTCCGTATGAACGACCAGGCTGAGTTGGCCCGGCAGGGCTACCGCATACGATGCTACACGCCTTACGGGACAATGTGGTATCCCTACTACACACGCCGTCTGGCCGAAAAGCCCTCCAATCTGATGATGGTTCTCAAAAATATGTTCAAATAA
- a CDS encoding AAA family ATPase: MVHEMLDTDKKQIIYLISGPLGVGKSTITKELAEKVTGCVLIEGDVILHMFKGESQPCWDERLEITWKNIVDLTRNYIKHGLNVVIDFVVEDELDWFCKQISDLNVNFKYVVLRADKETIIERLNKRGDIDSLERSLFLLNEMENSSANKNFLYDTIHKQPAEIVRDIINGN, from the coding sequence ATGGTGCATGAAATGCTGGATACGGATAAAAAACAAATCATTTACCTGATATCTGGCCCACTCGGAGTGGGCAAATCAACAATAACTAAAGAACTTGCTGAAAAGGTTACTGGGTGTGTCCTTATTGAAGGTGATGTCATATTGCATATGTTTAAGGGAGAATCACAGCCTTGTTGGGACGAACGCCTTGAAATAACCTGGAAGAACATTGTTGATTTAACGAGAAATTATATAAAACATGGTTTAAATGTGGTGATTGATTTTGTAGTGGAAGATGAATTGGATTGGTTTTGTAAACAGATTTCAGATCTAAACGTAAATTTTAAATATGTAGTATTGCGAGCAGATAAAGAAACAATAATAGAACGGTTAAATAAACGAGGGGATATCGACTCATTAGAGCGGTCACTGTTTTTACTAAATGAAATGGAAAACTCATCTGCAAATAAAAATTTTTTGTACGATACCATACATAAACAACCCGCTGAAATTGTTAGAGATATTATCAATGGAAATTAG